A single region of the Plutella xylostella chromosome 26, ilPluXylo3.1, whole genome shotgun sequence genome encodes:
- the LOC105393050 gene encoding golgin subfamily A member 7, producing MKGDYLAKNMANNRIPSGPNTPGSQQTPTHQGIKVFIQRDYSEGTAVKFQTRFPAELEDRIDRQTFEYTMERLNEHFEMAESADCSTYCEGCLACLTAYFIYICTETHYEKHLRKVSKFIATQNERIYNPRGIHITDPILRGLRVIEITIIDPPNCQSPTGNSTGQLRHT from the exons ATGAAAGGTGATTATCTAGCCAAAAACATGGCGAACAACCGGATTCCGTCTGGCCCCAATACACCAGGCAGTCAACAAACGCCCACACACCAGGGTATAAAGGTGTTTATACAGCGGGATTACTCAGAGGGAACTGCTGTCAAGTTCCAGACCAGGTTCCCTGCGGAGCTTGAAGACAGG atagacagacagacatttGAATATACAATGGAGCGACTGAATGAACACTTTGAAATGGCGGAATCGGCGGACTGCAGTACATACTGCGAGGGATGCCTGGCATGTCTCACGGCTTACttcatttatatttgtacggaAACACATTATGAGAAG CATCTACGAAAAGTGTCCAAGTTCATTGCAACACAGAATGAAAGAATCTACAACCCGCGCGGCATACACATAACAGACCCAATACTGAGAGGCTTACGGGTCATAGAAATTACCATAATCGATCCACCCAACTGTCAGAGTCCTACAGGAAACAGTACGGGCCAGCTGAGGCACACTTGA